A window of the Lentisphaera araneosa HTCC2155 genome harbors these coding sequences:
- a CDS encoding sulfatase-like hydrolase/transferase: protein MNVKINKIVRALIAFLAVNSINAQTKKNILFIAVDDLKPILACYGDSTVLTPNIDRLAAQGTVFMNNHSQFAVCGPSRASLMTGLMPEETGVTSFIKMRSNKNAQLKDLITLPQHFKNNGYETAATGKLNDNRCVGSVNADGTVNDDGNDVDDPASWSIPYVKAGPGHQGPTAIKQGTSNTVMKKATESIDDVDSAFPDGKVLEEALVLLNDLATNDKSFFLGVGFKKPHLPFVAPKKYWDLYNRDDFSPANHQGAILNDSGYVMNSVEELRNKYYFQTDASGLAIPLTSETFSHEEQKELIHGYYACVSHVDALIGVLLDELENLKLSDNTIIVLWGDHGFHLGDHNRWGKHTVLEQSTRSPLIISAPAYPGGQTTQSPTTFLDLYPTLCAMNGLAQPQQPLNSTQVTGRPLRGKSLIPILNDPTALVQIGAVSTIYPKNGAIGYAYRTEDYRYIEWIKDGEVVAQDLYDYLHDPDETQNIAQDNSYELAQTMHILSEIMRSESECNGCEVLKASNPIPAPQQNDAPVWTKSTINRTADANTDFTVFLNWAASDPNQDALLYSIVSGPSWLTMANSSLGKLNGTPSIEHIGDNTFVIAVSDSYNAPVNVSLIITVDGINLPPQWTKQSYTKIATQNTQFSSFMNWAASDSDSNTLSYSIVSGPSWLSLVNNSNCKLTGTPSSDNLGDNKFVIAVSDGFNPAQEMNLNIKVND, encoded by the coding sequence ATGAATGTAAAAATAAATAAGATCGTTCGTGCGCTAATAGCTTTTCTTGCTGTAAATAGCATAAATGCTCAAACAAAAAAGAATATCCTCTTTATTGCTGTAGATGACCTCAAGCCAATTTTAGCCTGTTACGGTGACTCCACTGTTCTTACTCCAAACATCGATCGCCTTGCAGCTCAAGGCACCGTATTTATGAATAATCACAGTCAATTTGCCGTTTGCGGGCCATCGCGAGCAAGTTTAATGACAGGCCTTATGCCAGAGGAAACAGGTGTTACCTCTTTTATTAAAATGCGTTCAAATAAAAATGCCCAACTCAAGGATCTAATTACCCTACCGCAACACTTTAAAAATAACGGTTACGAAACTGCTGCTACCGGAAAGCTAAACGACAATCGCTGTGTCGGTTCAGTTAATGCAGATGGCACAGTAAATGACGATGGCAACGATGTTGACGACCCAGCTTCATGGTCAATTCCCTATGTCAAAGCAGGCCCTGGACACCAAGGCCCCACGGCAATTAAGCAGGGGACAAGCAATACGGTCATGAAAAAAGCCACCGAGAGTATAGATGATGTCGACTCAGCCTTTCCAGATGGCAAAGTGCTCGAAGAAGCGCTTGTTTTACTCAACGATTTAGCCACAAATGACAAATCATTTTTTCTCGGAGTTGGCTTCAAAAAACCTCACCTACCTTTTGTGGCTCCAAAAAAATACTGGGACTTATATAATCGCGATGATTTTTCTCCAGCTAATCACCAAGGTGCAATTCTAAACGATAGTGGCTACGTCATGAATAGTGTTGAAGAACTCAGAAATAAATATTACTTTCAAACTGATGCAAGTGGCCTCGCAATTCCCCTCACTTCAGAAACCTTTTCTCATGAAGAGCAAAAAGAACTAATCCATGGCTACTATGCATGCGTTTCTCATGTCGATGCATTGATTGGTGTACTTCTTGATGAACTTGAGAATCTAAAATTAAGTGACAATACAATTATTGTTTTATGGGGCGATCATGGTTTCCATTTGGGCGATCATAATCGTTGGGGTAAACATACAGTTTTAGAACAATCTACTCGCTCACCATTAATCATTTCTGCACCAGCTTATCCAGGTGGTCAAACAACTCAATCGCCAACTACATTTTTAGATTTATATCCAACTTTATGTGCCATGAATGGTTTGGCTCAACCTCAACAACCACTCAACTCGACACAAGTTACTGGACGCCCTCTTAGAGGCAAAAGCCTCATCCCAATATTAAACGATCCAACGGCCCTAGTCCAAATCGGTGCCGTCAGTACGATTTATCCAAAAAATGGAGCTATCGGATATGCATATAGAACCGAAGATTACCGCTACATTGAGTGGATTAAAGATGGTGAAGTAGTTGCCCAAGATCTCTATGATTACCTGCATGACCCAGATGAAACTCAGAATATTGCCCAAGATAACTCCTATGAACTCGCTCAAACCATGCATATTCTTTCAGAAATCATGAGAAGTGAATCAGAGTGCAATGGCTGCGAAGTACTCAAAGCCTCAAATCCTATACCAGCACCACAACAAAACGATGCCCCAGTATGGACTAAATCGACTATAAATCGTACCGCTGATGCCAACACAGATTTTACTGTTTTCTTAAATTGGGCTGCTTCTGACCCAAACCAAGATGCCTTGCTGTATAGCATCGTATCTGGCCCTTCATGGTTGACAATGGCGAATTCAAGTTTAGGTAAATTAAACGGCACCCCAAGTATAGAGCATATTGGCGATAACACTTTTGTCATTGCCGTTTCAGACTCATATAACGCACCCGTAAATGTTTCCTTAATCATAACTGTAGATGGAATAAATCTTCCTCCACAATGGACCAAACAATCATACACTAAAATAGCCACTCAAAACACCCAGTTCTCAAGCTTTATGAACTGGGCCGCATCGGATAGCGATAGCAATACTTTGAGCTATTCTATTGTGTCTGGCCCCTCATGGTTGAGTTTGGTAAATAACTCAAATTGCAAACTAACTGGCACACCAAGCTCTGATAACCTAGGGGACAATAAATTTGTCATTGCAGTAAGCGACGGATTTAATCCAGCTCAAGAAATGAACTTAAATATTAAAGTAAACGATTAA
- a CDS encoding RHS repeat-associated core domain-containing protein: protein MIKKIGLIILLLATFSQLTLSAGPKKLCCNVTGGGNGGGCDGSSGGDESGGDESGGDEDPDDPGCDDTEDDGTDEEDDEAPDTCSNSGGSIIDNLTYNYIHNVTDFSIASGTTACASCGSSSPVDTLTGVRIVRYHQFRHMSEQGSFGPGVFINWDSNLTLFEVGDIHPETRIDFFEPAETSVRRYFKEGDVFKDTYLKTTDRMELYDTNGDLTTSMIDAQTAVVFTLSQRTFHFELYEVEEGMKKGRIVAYRDQRGYGIDLTYQIPANAQVNDPSEKRKIETISDDNNRQLTFTYFPTQKNSQWVVSSIQLPNGSAIQYNYGAGETGSISSINYPDGTSSTFSTSVTSDNLTKFSIFEAGEKASHRNKHVYLDNNFVADTSGQDGVVFFNSAALLITKLTKGDDEELAYQNFEAPDKINNRLVYEGGQQIKHVTPTFNRYGYLGPNATVTFDTIDLNTGYYDFDFKSETKFVQTKGSITANFQSRPTYARNIKGEFHTYAYNDKKSVTKKSYADGSSKKWQKNQFQQDTVECDREGRVTLKTYDDWGNLLSKKVGLSCSPQGLVGQEYLPGLDTKIYFYSSKSQLPTDFAGLPLLDSFIEHNFNSDVDNGEGKMAFSFDGQIEITNSGDYTFYSQTTLGGAKLYINDQLVVDNEAWNKASDEDAGKDSSIPINLSSGFHSIRVEFYTHVKYDELGLLNITYTGPDTLDLDSNQQEIAIPDTALTHLSTADDYSEEFEETSETATYLYEYYPAGHINQHLLRYEWDAKGNKTEHIYDENNQILEIREPSDNGSGSIVKAAYTYDSARRQTSSTDALGRTTAFEYDNRDRVIKVTYNDASTELRIYGTGADSNLIVKSKDRNGNTTKYTYDSLGRAIQTIRAYSIMNTDGSSETVNPPNLQSIENCTYVQGTELKASCTINGEKKEYEYDYRKRIVKTNRYPKNGIVLTSEKVYKNNKLLQDKSPYGHSTFYAYRESDSKLIRTLKTTWNNYLPSVGGEGFILSRTRDSQLNAKFMITDYELDATGLTTATIDPRGIRHEMVYDSRGRMIASTQAVGSSVQASTSREYDANSNVTASIDPRGIRTEMTYTARNLMASQTVAASTSDAATSYYTYYDDKRQNTVTDYKGNFSQSVWHQCCGRPQANIDQAGNGTITNNDFYGNITHSAAVEDVLAHAGTYHDPINAKTLTETTRLYDSRNRMVAQTVWLQPLGYVDPNNVPIATDSAQGLTTFYTYFDEVTGHPELASIIAELAADGIVIPGSAGGSPASDGSAVMVQNPAGELSVQISDGLGRSVASAILEPSNYSVITWNTTAYDAISANGLVETASIDALNNTSKSRADGAGRVQESVDALGNISTASYDANSNRISYRDASGVGQDCIFDARNRDVSCVDTAGSTTTKVFDANNNLVSVTDAKGQTSTYVYDLRNRKISQTDRIGGTTTFAYDANNNLTSITDAQASVTTYVYDLRNLQTSTIYPAGSAGGSTTVSTVYDALGRKAQVTDQLGDTVTYTYDMVSRMLNRDYSDNTSDTFTYDDASRLVSATKGRYSNTISYTYDQAGRRLSETQTHSGSAGVSPASFTISHTFDVANRVTSCTYPDGTVLNKTYTDRNLLEGLSYAGTAGGSPASVVDFTYDASMREASREYGNAITTDRTYNDDNTLGTLSSSSALSFTYAYDANKNVTGETVQGAPSSNSALSWTAAFDNEDRLSLWTRSGSAGGSPASSMSWNLDLIGNWSSVTRNGLTDTRTHNGVHELTGSAGGSPASYSYDAKGNLTTNKYGSTLTWDIDNHLQSILYSGMDPADAPSYEYDALGRRLSKSHLDGSKTLYVLCDQKVCMEFDLFVDGNTGALLPAVAHRKYVWGTYVDELIAIIPAEGISNTLYAHQDRQYNLRGLTDSNGALVEYYAYSPYGERTAYDSNGTEIDQTSTMLKTDYGFTGRRYDMESDLWYFRARYFDTEMGRFVSRDPLGYVDGASLYAGYFAQFLSVDPSGTKCQVRIFVGHHYETGRWIDKQNPKQCDAMGAVSCHPDGNNESVPEKNQIGGMVGAFDKLLRNFTYTKQEDNGYLHCKFVKQAIKIAVKKAIRHAKSFCKKEGGCCKNVRFAVICSTWRKPGPSGRLQKSAKDCGGSLCRDFVLNCKK from the coding sequence ATGATTAAAAAAATAGGTCTAATAATTCTTTTATTAGCTACATTCAGTCAATTAACTTTGTCAGCAGGACCAAAAAAATTATGCTGTAATGTCACGGGTGGTGGCAATGGTGGTGGCTGTGATGGTAGCTCTGGAGGAGATGAGTCAGGCGGCGATGAGTCAGGCGGCGATGAAGATCCAGACGATCCTGGTTGTGACGATACAGAGGATGACGGCACAGATGAAGAAGATGACGAAGCTCCAGATACATGTTCAAACTCAGGCGGGAGTATCATCGATAACCTCACTTACAACTACATTCACAATGTAACTGATTTCAGTATTGCTAGTGGAACTACAGCATGTGCATCATGTGGGAGCTCATCTCCAGTAGATACACTAACAGGGGTAAGAATTGTTCGTTATCACCAATTTAGACATATGTCGGAACAGGGGTCATTTGGTCCCGGTGTATTTATTAACTGGGATTCTAATTTAACTCTATTTGAAGTTGGTGACATTCACCCAGAAACGCGCATCGATTTTTTTGAGCCTGCCGAAACTTCTGTACGCCGTTATTTTAAAGAAGGCGATGTCTTTAAGGATACATACCTTAAAACAACTGATCGCATGGAACTTTACGACACAAACGGTGACCTTACTACCTCGATGATTGATGCTCAAACAGCTGTCGTTTTCACACTAAGTCAACGCACATTTCATTTCGAGCTCTATGAAGTCGAAGAAGGTATGAAAAAAGGGCGTATTGTCGCTTATCGTGATCAGCGTGGCTACGGTATAGACTTAACTTATCAAATTCCTGCAAATGCTCAGGTAAATGACCCTAGCGAAAAAAGAAAAATAGAAACAATTAGCGATGATAATAATCGTCAGCTTACATTTACTTACTTCCCTACACAAAAGAACTCTCAATGGGTTGTTTCTTCAATTCAATTGCCTAATGGATCTGCCATTCAATACAACTATGGGGCAGGAGAAACAGGATCAATTTCATCTATCAATTACCCCGATGGTACTAGTTCAACTTTTTCCACTTCTGTAACATCGGATAATTTAACAAAATTTTCTATTTTTGAAGCCGGTGAAAAAGCTTCTCACAGAAACAAACATGTGTATCTAGATAATAACTTTGTTGCCGATACTAGCGGGCAAGACGGTGTTGTTTTCTTTAATAGTGCAGCTCTCTTAATCACCAAACTGACCAAAGGTGATGACGAAGAACTGGCATACCAAAATTTTGAAGCTCCAGATAAAATTAACAATCGCCTTGTTTACGAAGGTGGACAACAAATAAAGCACGTGACCCCAACATTCAATAGGTATGGCTACTTAGGTCCTAATGCAACGGTGACTTTCGATACTATTGATTTAAATACAGGCTACTATGATTTTGACTTTAAAAGTGAAACTAAATTTGTTCAAACAAAAGGATCTATTACCGCCAACTTTCAAAGTCGTCCAACCTATGCCCGCAATATTAAAGGGGAGTTCCATACTTATGCATACAACGACAAGAAATCTGTAACCAAAAAATCTTATGCTGATGGATCTTCCAAAAAATGGCAGAAAAATCAATTTCAACAAGATACAGTAGAATGCGATCGCGAAGGTCGAGTAACTCTAAAAACTTATGATGACTGGGGTAATCTTCTCAGTAAAAAAGTCGGGCTCAGCTGTAGTCCGCAGGGCTTAGTTGGTCAAGAATATCTTCCTGGCTTGGATACCAAGATATATTTTTATAGTAGTAAATCTCAGCTTCCTACAGACTTCGCAGGACTTCCTTTACTTGATTCATTCATTGAACACAACTTCAACTCAGATGTCGATAATGGTGAAGGCAAAATGGCTTTTTCTTTCGATGGTCAAATAGAGATCACCAATTCAGGTGATTACACATTCTATTCACAAACCACTTTGGGTGGGGCAAAACTCTATATTAACGATCAATTAGTAGTCGATAATGAAGCTTGGAATAAAGCCAGTGATGAAGACGCGGGCAAGGACTCAAGTATTCCAATTAATCTTTCTTCGGGTTTTCATTCAATTCGTGTCGAGTTTTATACCCATGTAAAATACGATGAACTCGGACTTTTAAACATTACTTACACGGGGCCAGACACACTAGACTTAGATTCAAATCAGCAGGAAATAGCTATCCCAGACACGGCGCTAACTCACCTTTCTACTGCGGATGATTATTCCGAGGAATTTGAGGAGACAAGCGAAACCGCCACCTATCTCTACGAATATTATCCAGCGGGTCACATCAATCAACACCTTCTTCGTTACGAATGGGATGCCAAAGGCAACAAGACCGAACATATTTATGATGAAAATAACCAAATTCTCGAAATCCGTGAACCATCTGATAATGGTTCTGGCTCAATTGTTAAAGCTGCATACACCTATGATTCAGCACGTCGTCAAACATCATCTACCGATGCTCTAGGTCGTACAACCGCCTTTGAATACGATAATCGCGATCGTGTAATAAAAGTTACCTATAACGACGCATCAACCGAGTTAAGAATTTATGGAACGGGTGCAGATTCAAATCTCATTGTAAAATCGAAGGACCGTAATGGTAACACCACCAAGTATACCTACGACTCACTCGGCCGTGCTATTCAGACCATTAGAGCATACTCGATTATGAATACAGATGGTTCATCAGAAACAGTAAATCCACCTAATCTTCAATCAATTGAAAACTGCACCTACGTTCAGGGGACGGAACTAAAAGCGTCTTGTACAATTAATGGTGAGAAAAAAGAATACGAGTATGACTACCGCAAACGTATTGTAAAAACCAATCGTTACCCCAAAAACGGCATCGTACTTACTTCTGAAAAAGTCTATAAAAACAATAAACTCTTACAAGATAAATCACCCTATGGCCATAGTACTTTTTATGCTTATAGAGAAAGCGATTCTAAACTAATCAGAACTTTAAAGACAACTTGGAATAATTACTTACCTTCAGTAGGCGGTGAGGGGTTTATTTTAAGTCGTACTCGTGACTCACAATTAAATGCTAAATTTATGATCACCGACTATGAGCTTGATGCCACAGGTTTAACGACTGCGACTATTGATCCCCGTGGCATTCGTCATGAGATGGTTTACGACTCACGAGGTCGTATGATTGCTTCAACACAAGCTGTCGGTTCAAGCGTTCAAGCTTCTACTTCTCGCGAATACGATGCCAACTCCAATGTCACAGCATCAATTGACCCTCGTGGCATTCGTACAGAAATGACTTACACTGCCCGTAACCTTATGGCTTCGCAAACTGTGGCAGCAAGCACTTCCGACGCCGCGACTTCCTACTACACTTACTACGATGACAAACGTCAAAACACGGTGACGGATTATAAAGGTAACTTTAGCCAATCTGTGTGGCACCAATGCTGTGGTCGTCCTCAAGCCAATATCGACCAAGCAGGTAACGGAACAATCACCAATAATGACTTTTACGGCAACATTACGCACTCAGCTGCAGTGGAAGACGTACTTGCTCACGCAGGAACTTACCACGATCCAATCAATGCTAAAACTCTCACCGAGACCACACGCCTCTATGACTCACGCAATCGCATGGTCGCCCAAACGGTTTGGCTTCAGCCTCTTGGCTACGTTGACCCCAATAATGTGCCAATCGCTACCGACTCAGCCCAAGGCTTAACGACTTTCTATACCTACTTTGATGAAGTCACGGGCCACCCTGAACTCGCCTCAATTATTGCGGAACTCGCAGCCGACGGTATTGTTATTCCTGGGAGCGCCGGCGGCTCGCCGGCATCTGATGGCTCAGCCGTCATGGTGCAAAATCCTGCTGGTGAACTCTCGGTACAGATCTCCGATGGCCTCGGTCGCTCAGTCGCTTCCGCCATTCTTGAGCCATCCAATTATTCAGTGATTACTTGGAATACCACAGCCTACGATGCGATTTCCGCAAATGGTCTCGTGGAAACAGCCTCCATCGATGCCCTTAATAATACCTCAAAATCTCGTGCCGATGGCGCGGGCCGTGTACAAGAATCAGTCGATGCCCTAGGAAACATCTCCACAGCTTCCTACGACGCGAATTCCAACCGCATTTCTTACCGCGATGCCTCTGGTGTCGGCCAAGACTGTATCTTCGACGCTCGCAATCGCGATGTCTCTTGTGTGGATACCGCTGGTTCAACGACCACAAAAGTCTTTGATGCCAACAATAACCTTGTCTCAGTCACCGATGCAAAGGGCCAAACTTCTACATACGTCTATGACCTTCGTAATCGTAAGATCTCTCAAACTGATCGCATTGGCGGAACAACGACTTTTGCTTACGATGCCAATAATAACCTCACATCCATTACCGATGCACAGGCGTCAGTCACAACTTATGTTTATGATCTACGTAATCTGCAAACATCCACTATCTACCCAGCCGGAAGTGCCGGTGGTTCAACAACTGTAAGTACCGTTTATGATGCCCTCGGTCGTAAAGCCCAAGTGACGGATCAACTCGGAGATACAGTAACTTATACTTACGATATGGTTTCTCGTATGCTCAATCGTGATTACTCCGACAACACGTCGGATACCTTCACCTACGATGACGCCTCCAGACTTGTTTCAGCCACCAAGGGTCGTTATAGTAACACTATTTCTTACACTTATGACCAGGCAGGTAGACGTTTGAGCGAAACACAAACACATTCTGGGAGCGCTGGCGTCTCGCCGGCTTCTTTTACAATCTCCCACACTTTCGACGTAGCTAATCGTGTAACTTCCTGCACATACCCAGATGGCACGGTTCTCAACAAGACCTACACTGACCGCAATCTCCTCGAAGGCCTCTCCTACGCTGGGACCGCGGGCGGCTCGCCCGCATCAGTAGTGGACTTTACATACGACGCCTCAATGCGAGAAGCTTCCCGTGAATACGGCAATGCGATCACCACAGACCGCACTTACAATGACGACAATACCCTGGGAACGCTGAGCTCCAGCTCGGCATTATCCTTCACCTACGCTTACGACGCCAACAAAAACGTCACCGGAGAAACCGTCCAAGGAGCGCCGAGCTCCAACTCGGCATTATCATGGACGGCAGCCTTCGACAATGAAGATCGTCTCTCACTATGGACTCGTTCTGGGAGCGCCGGCGGCTCGCCGGCATCATCAATGTCATGGAACCTCGACCTCATTGGTAACTGGTCATCCGTCACTCGCAATGGTTTGACTGATACTCGTACGCATAATGGCGTACACGAACTTACTGGGAGCGCCGGCGGCTCGCCGGCATCATACAGCTACGATGCCAAAGGTAACCTCACTACTAATAAGTATGGTTCAACCCTCACTTGGGATATTGATAATCATCTCCAGTCGATTCTTTACTCAGGGATGGATCCTGCAGATGCACCAAGCTATGAATACGACGCCCTAGGCCGTCGTCTCTCTAAGTCTCATTTAGATGGTTCAAAAACCCTCTATGTCCTCTGTGATCAAAAAGTCTGCATGGAATTTGATTTATTTGTTGATGGGAACACTGGAGCTTTACTGCCCGCGGTGGCTCACCGCAAGTACGTCTGGGGCACCTATGTGGACGAACTCATCGCCATCATCCCTGCCGAAGGCATTTCAAATACCCTCTACGCTCACCAAGATCGTCAATACAACCTCAGAGGCTTAACTGACTCCAACGGAGCACTTGTAGAATACTATGCCTACAGTCCCTATGGTGAACGTACTGCCTACGACTCCAATGGAACTGAGATAGATCAAACTTCCACTATGCTAAAAACAGACTATGGCTTCACTGGTCGTAGATATGATATGGAAAGTGACCTTTGGTACTTTAGAGCAAGGTACTTTGATACTGAAATGGGTAGGTTTGTGAGTAGGGATCCATTGGGTTATGTGGATGGTGCGAGTTTATATGCGGGGTATTTTGCTCAATTTTTAAGTGTTGATCCGAGTGGGACAAAGTGTCAAGTTAGGATTTTCGTAGGACACCATTATGAAACTGGTAGATGGATCGATAAGCAAAACCCTAAACAATGTGATGCAATGGGTGCGGTTAGTTGCCACCCTGATGGTAATAATGAGAGTGTACCCGAAAAAAATCAAATTGGGGGAATGGTAGGTGCATTTGATAAACTACTGAGAAACTTCACATACACTAAACAGGAAGATAACGGCTATTTACATTGTAAATTTGTTAAACAAGCTATTAAGATTGCAGTGAAGAAGGCTATACGTCATGCGAAATCATTTTGTAAAAAAGAAGGGGGATGCTGTAAAAACGTAAGATTTGCAGTTATATGCTCTACTTGGAGAAAACCTGGTCCAAGTGGTCGTTTACAAAAAAGTGCTAAAGATTGTGGAGGTAGCTTATGCAGAGATTTTGTGTTAAATTGCAAAAAATAA
- a CDS encoding M48 family metallopeptidase — translation MQYTILKKPNRKTAKVIVAPDNSVSILAPDNLSDDEIDKIIQKKRLWILKKKALNNEVRKPAKSKEYVSGESFTYLGRNYRLKVLEGDYKPTSYESARLCVSVPKEANNAHKEEFIRESIINWYREHALTKFKQRAKKYSTLLNVKPKQIKLGNFKSQWGSCHQDKTVVFNWKVIMAPISIVDYVVAHELCHLIHHDHSKDFWRLLSKIMPDYAERKDWLRINGAYLEL, via the coding sequence ATGCAATATACTATTCTAAAGAAACCCAACCGAAAGACTGCAAAAGTCATAGTCGCTCCCGATAATTCAGTAAGTATCCTTGCTCCCGATAATCTAAGTGATGATGAAATTGATAAGATCATTCAAAAGAAACGACTTTGGATTCTCAAGAAAAAAGCTCTGAATAATGAGGTTAGAAAACCCGCTAAAAGTAAAGAATACGTATCGGGTGAATCCTTTACTTATCTTGGCCGTAACTACCGCTTAAAGGTCTTAGAAGGTGATTATAAGCCTACCTCTTATGAGAGTGCAAGATTATGTGTATCAGTGCCAAAAGAAGCTAATAATGCGCACAAAGAAGAGTTTATTCGTGAATCAATTATCAATTGGTATAGAGAACATGCTCTAACCAAATTTAAGCAAAGAGCTAAGAAGTATAGCACACTTCTTAATGTTAAGCCCAAACAGATAAAGCTAGGTAATTTCAAAAGCCAGTGGGGATCATGCCACCAAGATAAAACAGTAGTCTTCAACTGGAAGGTCATCATGGCTCCAATTAGTATTGTGGACTATGTAGTAGCTCATGAATTATGCCATCTCATTCATCACGATCACTCCAAAGACTTTTGGAGATTATTAAGTAAAATCATGCCCGATTATGCCGAACGAAAAGACTGGTTAAGGATTAACGGAGCTTATTTGGAGCTGTAG
- a CDS encoding transposase, translating to MKRYLDTESDLSFYHVIIKVPDNTFGNSNYAFQAEHKRRLKDLFFWLEEIYELKCLCYTIMSTHAHFIICREKDLEFKLSLKELALREQKYRGRKYPLDARSCEVRNFRFRLNDLSDFMGNLQKRFTRWYNKQGDRSRRGQLFNHNFKSVLLKDTKSLIHCMQYVEMNAVRAQMVKTPSEYEFTSWSDFNKKNSLGERLKRSFIYCLRKFNGGLQDMTDLQVFSLYTARLKLICRALYELGDFSKLDRTIVNELFLKKKKWTAAEAVALE from the coding sequence ATGAAACGTTATTTGGATACAGAAAGTGATCTAAGTTTTTATCATGTAATAATCAAAGTTCCTGACAATACCTTTGGGAATAGTAATTATGCTTTTCAAGCAGAACATAAACGTCGCTTAAAGGATTTATTTTTCTGGCTAGAAGAGATTTATGAACTGAAATGTCTCTGTTACACCATCATGAGTACCCATGCTCATTTTATTATTTGTCGAGAAAAAGATCTTGAATTTAAGTTGAGTCTAAAAGAGCTCGCCTTGCGTGAGCAAAAGTATCGTGGACGAAAATACCCTTTGGATGCTCGAAGTTGCGAAGTGCGCAATTTTAGATTTCGTTTAAACGATTTAAGCGATTTCATGGGGAATTTACAAAAACGCTTTACCCGATGGTACAATAAGCAGGGGGATCGAAGTCGAAGAGGTCAACTTTTCAATCATAATTTTAAGTCAGTTTTACTTAAAGATACAAAATCATTAATACACTGTATGCAGTATGTGGAAATGAATGCCGTTCGAGCACAAATGGTCAAAACACCGAGTGAGTATGAGTTCACATCATGGTCTGATTTTAATAAGAAAAATTCTTTAGGAGAGCGCTTAAAAAGAAGTTTCATCTATTGCTTAAGAAAGTTTAATGGAGGATTGCAGGACATGACTGACCTGCAGGTTTTTTCACTTTATACTGCTCGCCTCAAGTTAATATGTCGGGCGTTGTATGAATTAGGTGACTTTTCTAAATTAGATAGGACGATTGTGAATGAGTTATTTCTGAAGAAGAAAAAGTGGACAGCTGCTGAAGCTGTTGCTTTGGAGTAA